One Mycteria americana isolate JAX WOST 10 ecotype Jacksonville Zoo and Gardens unplaced genomic scaffold, USCA_MyAme_1.0 Scaffold_49, whole genome shotgun sequence genomic region harbors:
- the LOC142403959 gene encoding E3 ubiquitin-protein ligase RBBP6-like — protein MSCVHYKFSSKMSYDTVTFNGLHISLCDLKHQIMSREKLKVSNCDLQITNAQTKEEYTDDNALIPRNSSVIVRRIPVGGVKSTSKTYVISRSEPVSATSKAIDDPSAPISLAQLIEVYLYSRQELKEKKFT, from the exons ATGTCGTGCGTCCACTACAAGTTCTCCTCAAAGATGAGCTATGATACGGTCACCTTCAACGgcctccacatctccctgtgcGACCTCAAGCACCAGATCATGAGCCGCGAGAAGCTGAAGGTGTCCAACTGCGACCTGCAGATCACCAATGCCCAGACCAAAGAAG aatacacagatgataatgccctgattcctagGAACTCATCGGTAATTGTTAGAAGAATCCCTGTTGGAGGAGTTAAATCTACCAGCAAAACATATGTTAT aagtcgAAGTGAGCCAGTGAgtgcaacatcaaaagca ATTGATGACCCTTCTGCCCCTATTTCTCTGGCCCAGCTTATTGAGGTATATCTATATTCTCGtcaagagcttaaagaaaaaaagt TTACGTGA
- the LOC142403960 gene encoding E3 ubiquitin-protein ligase RBBP6-like, whose protein sequence is MPCDDKNVEPVPRIKKSTGIPRSFMIEVEDPTTKGAMLTSTGKYAIPTISAEAYARGKKEKPPFLAEELSSSSSSDDPVPEELLCLLCKDLMTDAVVIPCCGNSYCDECIRTALLESEEHTCPTCHQTDISPDALIANKALRKAVDNFRNGTGYTNRLRKQLQQQQQQQPPLLQPPAPLMTAVRPAALVTAGELYISSSGSISSVLEDKSSGPPRTINIHNW, encoded by the exons ATGCCATGTGAC gacaaaaatgttgagcctgttcccagaattaaaaagagcacaggaattcccaggagcttcatgatAGAGGTGGAAGACCCCACTACAAAGGGtgccatgctgacaagcactgggaaatatgcaataccaactattagtgc ggaagcttatgccagaggaaagaaggagaagcctccctttttagcagaggagctgtcctcctcctcctcctcagatgaccCTGTTCCGGAAGAGTTGTTATGTCTCCTCTGTAAAGACTTGATGactgatgcagttgttattccctgctgtggaaacagttattgtgatgaat GTATTCGAACAGCATTACTGGAATCTGAGGAACACACATGCCCAACGTGTCATCAGACCGATATTTCTCCTGATGCTTTAATTGCCAACAAGGCCCTACGCAAG gctgtcgacaacttcagaaatggaacaggCTACACAAACAGGCTGcgcaagcagctccagcagcaacagcagcagcagccgccactgCTACAACCTCCAGCACCACTCATGACTGCTGTCCGACCTGCTGCTCTGGTGACTGCCGGTGAACTCTATATATCTTCCTCTGGGTCCAtcagcagtgtgttggaagacaag tcttctgggcccCCAAGGACAATCAATATCCACAACTGGTAA
- the LOC142403961 gene encoding LOW QUALITY PROTEIN: E3 ubiquitin-protein ligase RBBP6-like (The sequence of the model RefSeq protein was modified relative to this genomic sequence to represent the inferred CDS: deleted 2 bases in 1 codon): MLKSSNRGRPRSEHTQRPQAPTLASTAAFVPVPPPPLSPPPPHALPLPPGVPAPQFPPQFAPGQPPSAGYTVPPPAYPPAPAHTSSAWVPTAVPMAHSHTIPTTHAPPLCRQEFYREQRRLEEEKEGKRNSKPDEFTADFAKEMTECKRMKKEHRRSFSSDIVKFGILSSPLLTHITAGDLDPAPGRSRSCPAGPGRDWLNVKTQLTPGQRAGIAGWGLHAEIPELALHQLPRLLNPLYGLVQRCLDLIQQKPLPTGFLYPPIVQVQNYLTNHQHTALPVTNHSQIDVRP, from the exons atgctgaa aagttcaaatcgaggacgcccacgcagtgaacatacccaaaggcctcaggccccaacactg gcatcaacggcagcctttgtgcctgtgcctccacctcccttgtctcctccaccaccccatgcacttcctcttcctccgggggtaccagcaccacagttccctcctcagtttgcacctggtcagcctccatctgctgggtacactgtcccccctccagcatatcccccagctcctgcacacacgtCATCAGCTTGGGTACCAACAGCAGTACCCATGGCTCATTCACataccatcccaacaacacacgc gcctcccttatgtaggcaggagttttacagagaacaacggagacttgaagagga aaaggaaggaaagagaaattccaAACCTGATGAGTTTACTGCTGATTTTgctaaggaaatgacagagtgtaaaaggatgaaaaaggagcacaggcgTTCGTTTTCCAG CGACATAGTCAAGTTTGGAATACTTT CATCACCATTGCTGACCCACATCACTGCTGGTGACCTGGATCCAGCCCCGGGAAGGAGCCGCAGCTGCCCCGCAGGTCCAGGCAGGGACTGGCTGAACGTGAAAACTCAGCTCACGCCTGGCCAGCGAGCGGGCATCGCTGGCTGGGGTTTGCACGctgagatcccagagctggcgctgcaccagctgccccgcTTGCTCAACCCCCTCTATGGCCTTGTCCAGCGCTGCCTGGACCTCATCCAGCAAAAacccctgcccacag ggttcttataccCTCCAATCGTTCAGGTACAAAACTACTTGACTAATCACCAGCACACCGCACTACCGGTTACTAATCATAGTCAAATAGAcgtcaggccttag